The sequence TGAAGTCCTTTGCATATATGTTCTCTAGCAGTGAGGCGTAGCTGTAGTGACTGCACATTGTCCTGCAGCTTCTTCGTTTCCTTTTCCTCCTGTTTCAGCTTCTCCGTCTGTTTATAAAGGAGACAGCAAAAAGAATCAGCTTTAGATATGTTTAAAGCTTAGATGAATAGGAGTGCAGTGGAATCACGTTACCATTTGCTTTAGCTTGAGGAGCTCAGACACATCCGCTTGTTTCCGGGCAGGTCCACTTTCGATTCCGCGAACTCTGCTAGCAAAGTTTAAGGAGCAAAGCGTCTCTCCTTGATCATCAGAGCTAGGACTAATCTGAACAAACATCAATGTCTTGCAATCTCCACCTGTATAAGTCACAGTGAAATGGACAAACCATTGAGAGATGAAAGGCAAAATGTCCTATGGCTCATGTAAGCAACGGATGTATAGGACAAGTTTTACTTACCCAAAGAGTTTTGTAGCATATGAGTGAGCTTTGAGTTTCTAACGcacaaaaaagagagaaacgttttacaattaaaaaaacagtATAGCTCAAATGAAATTGTCTTGAGAGAGGAAAACCTGTAAGGAATGTGGCTTGTTTTGGATGCAAGGGCGGAGATAACATCACCGAGTGCAGAAAGCGACTTATTGATAAACAGAGATTCTTTCAGCCTTTCTCCTTCAACTTCTACCTTTCCTACTCGCTCACTTCCAGCCAAGTCCACAAGCCAGAGATGACTTCTGGTTCTCTGGCCATTGATCAAATTCTCTCCCTTCACTGTCACTCGCAACAAGCTGCAcagaaagaaattttttattgtaTGAGTAAGGTTTCGTTTCACATGGCTTTTGTTTCCAAACCCTTTTGCATACCAGTGAGAGCGGCTGCTTTGCTCGTTTGCAGCTGTTGATCCCACAGATCTAACACAATAGCCTCTTTTGAGCAGATCCCACACTTCGTCTGTGTTGAAAACTTGTGCTTCGACTAATCCAGGGACTTCTTGAGTCCCTTCTGCTGATTGCTTAACCTCCAACCTTCATTAATTCAACACAGACAGAGAAACAGTGAGGCGTTTCTATTTGATTACAAAGCAAGAGAATGAAGGACCTACTTTTTAGGAGGATGGCTTGAGTTATCAACTAAGAGGTCCCTTATCTTCTCATTGTAAACCTCCAACATGCTAACAGATAGCTCAAATTTCATGAGACGACTTCTACTTTCCGAAGAACGAAACAGTTCTTCTAATGTCCTGTAGTTCACTCCTCTATTCTCTGGTGTTCCCTCCATGGTAAATGTCTTCCCGGTTCCAGTTTGGCCATAGGCAAAAATGCAGACATTGTAACCATCAAGCACAGAAGTAACTATAGGTTTTGTCTGTGCAAAAACAGTGTCTGCACATAAAGGGAACAGTAAGATAAGAGAACTCAGAGCAAAGGTTTATCCAAAACAAACTTAAAACAGGTAACCCCTCAGTTTACCTTGCCCATCCTCAGGCTTAAAAACATGGTCAAACTTAAAATGCTTCTTGGATGAATCGGTAGAAATCAGTTGAAGCTCGTTTTCATGGGAGGCCTCAAACTCAACAACAGAAGCACAGCCATTCGCTATGTCAGCTTGGTTTAGAGGCCTGCATCTGCAAAAGACCCTGATATTCCCCTTGAGTTCGATGTTTTCATTGTATAACCGCTTCCTCTCTGATGACTCTTCCAAGTACTGCCttttcagagttccaagctcaGTAGCTGCCATTGAACACACAACATCAATTACAAAATAGCAAACAAgccttaaaaaaaaagttaaaataaaggTACTGACTCAGAAGCTGGAGAGCGTTTGACATTTCCGGTTCTACAAAGGAGCAGTTCTTGATTTCTTTCACTTGATTAGATACCAACACATGCTCATCCTTCAAGACCTATAAAACAACCTCCAAATTATACTCCTTTCAATTGCAACTCAGAAGGAACTTGTTAAAGAAAAGGGAATAACCTTGATTAAGCTACTCAAATCAATAATTTTCTGGAGAATTGGGAGTGTTGGTCCACCGTTAGGAGAAACTTGTTGGCTTCCACTTGTAACAGAGTCCTCACTTTCTTCCACTATTATCAGCCAAATCAGTAATGCAGCAAAATCAATCTCATTCTACTTTTCTGACTGGAGTTCCAGATTCATCAAATAAagttataaaccctaaaccctaattcgAATCTTCTAAAGACCTAATTGGATTCCATCACGAATAAAACATCTAAAACAACATGGAAACTAATGGATTGAGAGATCTACTACGACGAAGGATCAAGCAATCGAATCAAAAACTCAGGTTCGCTTGTGATTTTCTTTGTGCGAAATTCAAAATTCACAACGAGAAAAAACCATTACCAGCGTCGGGATCGTGATCTTCAGCAGAATATTCCTTCGATTCACACGGCGAAACACCATCGCTGCAAATTTCTGGGAGTTGATCTGACAAAAACCGTGTTTAATCAGCGAAATCGTTTCGTTTCGAATCAAGAAAGCGAATCGGAAGAAACTCAGATCAATCAGGAAACTGCGATTAGTACCTTCCATGGCGGATCTGGTTGAGAACGAGAGCAATAGAGCGAGAGCGAGAGAATGAGCGAGAGAGAGACAGAGTGTAGGTAAGAGGGGGGGAATTTGAATTTGAGATGAATATGAGCCGTTGGATGTGAGGAGCTTTGTAACGTTTATATATATCATCACCGTTCATTCATTTATCGGAGCGTCAGAAAACGGATCCGAATACGGGTTAACCGAAACGGATCCTTAAAGTCTCCAAACCTTCTCCTTTAGCTAGGAGGGTTTCCTTAAGAAGGATAGAATATgtttcattaattaataaaaaaacctAAACTTCCAATTAGTTTAGAAAAAGCTCCCGTATATGCTAATTTTCGATATACGCCCCTATATTTCAACTGTCTGAACAAAATCTACTTGATTTTCGATATCAATATTGGTAGAATCTGGATATGGCTTATTCTTCAGTACCAAGCAGGTTCCATGGCTATCTCACCAGTTAATTCGTTCTCCACTGCCCAAATCATATCTACAAATGCAGCTATAATGTATTCTCTTGATAAAATCTAACAACCCATGGAGATCATTTTATATAATGTGCTAAATATaacttaattttgtaattaaattttaaatataaaaatttagacCATTGATTCAAGTGATACATGGTTTATGAGATTTTTTCGGTTAGATTTTATCAGTTTTTTAGTCtcatatgaaatttttttttctctttttcaaaATAGTTTAAATGGTAGTTTCTTTAAAAAACAATATTGATAATGATGTTCTTAGTATATCTTGTTATTTGTTTCTCTCTAATTGACTAATATAATCTTAGATTTTGGCTAAATTAATAATGAATGATATATCTTAGTTAAAAGTTTGGCCATCaatctatgttttaaaattttctgttgTATCTCCGTTAAAATATGAATTCAAAATTATGGTGATTAGATTCATTACATAAGACAGTATATTATAGAGTAAGTATGTGAGCTGACAAAATATGGGTGAGCAATAATTACGGATTCGATTTGAGTTTGGATTTAGTTTATTTGGTATAAGAAAACTTTAATCAAAGTAAATCcaaattagtttggtttggtataattttagttcggtttggtttatgtTCGATTTAGTCTTAGTTCAGTTTGATTTGTGTTTATttcgatttaatttttttttgtgtctatTCATTTTAGTCGAGTTGATTTTTTAGTTGGGTTATagtttaattacaaaattatgaTTGATAAGAAGATAAACAAATTACCATTtgaaaaatcattattttcttcatatttaaatataaatccaAATATCACAATAAATTATAAGATATAATCtaataattttatgttattatattcAAATCTTATATAAATACCATAGGtaattttctgtttttgatGTTAATGCAGGAGATTCAtactcttttattttattttagttgtgTTGATTCTATTCATTTAGAAGTAAAAATGTATAAATCATATTTAGttgtttagtttaaatatattaaatcttaata comes from Brassica rapa cultivar Chiifu-401-42 chromosome A02, CAAS_Brap_v3.01, whole genome shotgun sequence and encodes:
- the LOC103854662 gene encoding kinesin-like protein KIN-14S, with amino-acid sequence MIYINVTKLLTSNGSYSSQIQIPPLLPTLCLSLAHSLALALLLSFSTRSAMEDQLPEICSDGVSPCESKEYSAEDHDPDAVEESEDSVTSGSQQVSPNGGPTLPILQKIIDLSSLIKVLKDEHVLVSNQVKEIKNCSFVEPEMSNALQLLTTELGTLKRQYLEESSERKRLYNENIELKGNIRVFCRCRPLNQADIANGCASVVEFEASHENELQLISTDSSKKHFKFDHVFKPEDGQDTVFAQTKPIVTSVLDGYNVCIFAYGQTGTGKTFTMEGTPENRGVNYRTLEELFRSSESRSRLMKFELSVSMLEVYNEKIRDLLVDNSSHPPKKLEVKQSAEGTQEVPGLVEAQVFNTDEVWDLLKRGYCVRSVGSTAANEQSSRSHCLLRVTVKGENLINGQRTRSHLWLVDLAGSERVGKVEVEGERLKESLFINKSLSALGDVISALASKTSHIPYRNSKLTHMLQNSLGGDCKTLMFVQISPSSDDQGETLCSLNFASRVRGIESGPARKQADVSELLKLKQMTEKLKQEEKETKKLQDNVQSLQLRLTAREHICKGLQDKVRDLEFQLAEERKTRIKQETRALATASSSSSTTTSRQLPTITEKKPPLAPPRSMRMPLRRITNFMPQPGQPSQGHTKRFSDATSKENNNNSLRRSSSMDINTLMKPRRSSIAFRPAPPPSAIASGNNKTLQPRRRVSIATLRPEPSSSSYMNMATPSRPTFRGGGGDPRRGRYSKLFSPDHNLVTPNAMKGSRFKKSPLGGGGPRHPTVVALQKKAVVWSPLKFKNRRPSFIAMRASSSSATDLVRREQ